From one Salmo salar chromosome ssa09, Ssal_v3.1, whole genome shotgun sequence genomic stretch:
- the LOC106612932 gene encoding reticulon-4 receptor-like 1 has protein sequence MFKGGCGLEFLLVLCGLELSWSCPHHCICYTAPSTVSCQAHNFLSVPEGIPPHSERIFLQNNKIHRLLQGHFSPTTVTLWIYSNNITYIEPSTFHGFAQLEELDLGDNRHLRSLAADTFHGLGRLHALHLYRCGLSALPSNIFQGLRNLQYLYLQDNHLEFLQDDIFVDLHNLSHLFLHGNRLWSLHQNTFRGLGALDRLLLHHNQLQWVDRLAFHDLRRLTTLYLFNNSLTELSGDCLALLPALEYLRLNDNPWECDCKALSLWDWLKRFRGSTSSVGCQAPAELAGKDLKQLRKEDFPNCSGSESLHQSKTGAGTDKVSLKKEPHPVPPAHSHPHRPHHNEAPHYPSPLSPLPHPPPSISGEAPRSEGQPGVAPPQRPGRARNCTRQRVRGGKGKGQNEVHTLKEMADKEYSSPDFEGGKYDHTSPDGTITRRKHKCPPRTTVRPPSGVQQATNRAMFSQPLVHLSTILGALLPMTIVHILR, from the exons gCTGCGGGCTAGAGTTCCTGCTGGTTCTCTGTGGTCTGGAGCTTTCCTGGTCCTGCCCACATCACTGTATCTGCTACACCGCGCCCAGTACCGTCAGCTGCCAGGCACACAACTTCCTGTCCGTCCCCGAAGGCATTCCTCCGCACAGCGAGCGCATCTTCCTGCAGAACAACAAGATCCACCGGCTGCTGCAGGGCCACTTCAGCCCCACCACGGTCACACTGTGGATCTACTCCAACAACATCACCTACATCGAGCCGTCCACCTTCCACGGCTTTGCCCAGCTGGAGGAGCTGGACCTGGGGGACAACCGTCACCTGCGCTCCCTGGCTGCAGACACCTTCCATGGGCTGGGCCGGCTCCATGCTCTGCACCTGTACCGCTGTGGGCTCAGTGCGCTGCCCAGTAACATCTTCCAGGGGCTACGCAACCTGCAGTATCTCTACCTACAG GATAATCACCTGGAGTTCCTGCAGGATGACATATTTGTGGACCTCCATAACCTGAGCCACCTGTTCCTGCATGGGAACCGTCTGTGGTCGCTGCACCAGAACACCTTCCGGGGGCTGGGGGCCCTGGACCGCCTGCTGCTGCACCACAACCAGCTGCAGTGGGTGGACCGCCTGGCCTTCCACGACCTGCGTCGCCTCACCACCCTCTACCTGTTTAACAACTCACTAACCGAGCTGTCTGGAGACTGCCTGGCACTGCTGCCTGCGCTGGAGTACCTGCGCCTCAACGACAACCCCTGGGAGTGTGACTGCAAGGCCCTGTCGCTGTGGGACTGGCTCAAACGCTTCAGAGGTTCTACTTCGTCCGTAGGCTGTCAGGCCCCGGCCGAGCTGGCTGGGAAGGACCTCAAGCAGCTCCGCAAGGAGGACTTCCCCAACTGCTCTGGCTCTGAGTCTCTGCACCAGAGCAAGACCGGGGCCGGGACTGATAAGGTGTCTCTGAAAAAGGAGCCACACCCGGTGCCACCGGCTCACTCCCACCCCCACCGCCCTCACCACAATGAGGCGCCACACTACCCCTCGCCGCTTTCGCCTCTGCCCCATCCGCCCCCGTCCATAAGCGGGGAGGCCCCGAGATCAGAGGGACAGCCTGGGGTTGCGCCCCCTCAGAGGCCAGGCCGTGCTCGGAACTGCACCCGCCAGCGTGTCAGGGGAGGCAAGGGGAAGGGGCAGAACGAGGTGCATACCTTAAAGGAGATGGCTGATAAGGAGTATTCCTCGCCTGATTTTGAAGGGGGCAAATATGACCACACGTCCCCGGATGGCACCATCACGCGGAGGAAGCATAAGTGCCCTCCCCGGACCACTGTTCGCCCCCCTAGTGGGGTGCAACAAGCCACCAATAGGGCCATGTTCTCCCAGCCCTTAGTGCATCTCAGCACCATACTGGGAGCTTTGTTGCCCATGACCATTGTCCATATTCTCCGCTGA